A single Paraburkholderia sp. FT54 DNA region contains:
- a CDS encoding low molecular weight phosphotyrosine protein phosphatase encodes MFANVLIVCHANVCRSPAAEMLFKARQRAAPRSQAAPIAFHSAGLRAMNGHAMDPVMQRLLAEQGVASGIHYSRRLDRQLVRDADLVLVTERAQVSDVEALDPASRGKVYPLGKWEADSDVADPHGGAETAYRESLVLIEHLVMGWLKKIC; translated from the coding sequence ATGTTCGCCAACGTACTGATCGTCTGCCATGCAAACGTGTGCCGTTCGCCCGCCGCTGAAATGCTGTTCAAGGCGCGGCAACGCGCGGCGCCGCGTTCGCAGGCGGCGCCGATCGCGTTTCATTCGGCGGGCTTGCGGGCGATGAACGGCCACGCCATGGACCCGGTCATGCAACGCCTGCTCGCCGAGCAGGGCGTGGCCTCCGGCATCCACTACTCGCGGCGGCTCGACCGGCAACTCGTGCGCGACGCCGATCTGGTGCTGGTCACCGAGCGCGCGCAGGTGAGCGACGTCGAAGCGCTCGACCCGGCCTCGCGCGGCAAGGTCTATCCGCTCGGCAAGTGGGAAGCGGATTCCGACGTCGCCGATCCGCACGGCGGTGCGGAAACCGCTTATAGGGAGAGTCTCGTGCTCATCGAACATCTGGTCATGGGATGGCTGAAGAAAATATGCTGA
- a CDS encoding glucose-6-phosphate isomerase produces MSTIARSADSVNGRGRAPSRGRKEWLPEALLWFVTTLLIGAHQGTVLTLGFPVLAILTGLWLYFKSPARYIGFMWWLWFLSPEVRRLADWSKGSFTPTSLIQVAPLAVTMISALSLLRYYKLLAQRRGLPVLLILLGLIYAFLVGVMSSGPLAATYDLANWLYPILIGFHIMANTRQYPQYRDTIVNTFIWGMLAMGGYGLVQFFIMPPWDALWMLGSQMNSQGDPVPMGVRVFSTMNSSGPFAFAMMGAMVFVMAATHRVRWIAAALGFFAFALSLVRSTWGGWVIALLIQLVKSNNKVRVRIVASAVLLAGLCVPLLAVGPVAERMQARLTTIVNLNDDQSYAARNEFYATFAKTAFTDVSGEGMGATGTSTKLSNDGGQLGQYGNFDSGVMNIPFVLGWPGTLLYMSGIIWLVTRSVLASFKLRNDKFVSACMSLSLATFAMLVFTNSLVGTGGLLLFMSVFSILSAVHYEKINRRRTLFFHGGTD; encoded by the coding sequence ATGTCGACGATTGCGCGAAGCGCCGATAGCGTGAACGGCCGCGGGCGGGCGCCGTCCCGCGGCCGCAAGGAATGGCTGCCGGAGGCTTTGCTGTGGTTCGTCACGACGCTGTTGATCGGCGCGCATCAGGGTACCGTGCTCACGCTCGGGTTTCCGGTGCTCGCGATCCTGACGGGCCTGTGGCTGTACTTCAAGAGCCCGGCGCGCTACATCGGCTTCATGTGGTGGCTGTGGTTCCTGAGCCCGGAAGTGCGGCGTCTGGCCGACTGGTCCAAGGGATCGTTCACGCCGACCAGCCTGATCCAGGTCGCGCCGCTCGCGGTGACGATGATCAGCGCGCTGTCGCTGCTGCGCTACTACAAACTGCTGGCGCAACGGCGCGGCCTGCCCGTGCTGCTGATCCTGCTCGGCCTCATCTATGCGTTCCTCGTCGGCGTGATGTCGAGCGGCCCGCTCGCGGCCACCTACGACCTCGCGAACTGGCTGTATCCGATCCTGATCGGCTTTCACATCATGGCGAATACGCGCCAGTATCCGCAGTACCGCGACACCATCGTCAATACGTTCATCTGGGGCATGCTGGCGATGGGCGGCTACGGCCTGGTGCAGTTCTTCATCATGCCGCCGTGGGACGCGCTATGGATGCTCGGTTCGCAAATGAACTCGCAAGGCGACCCCGTGCCGATGGGCGTGCGCGTGTTCAGCACGATGAATTCGTCCGGACCGTTCGCGTTCGCGATGATGGGCGCGATGGTCTTCGTCATGGCGGCCACGCATCGCGTGCGCTGGATTGCGGCGGCGCTGGGCTTTTTCGCGTTCGCGCTGAGCCTCGTGCGCTCGACGTGGGGCGGCTGGGTCATCGCGCTGCTGATCCAGCTCGTCAAATCGAACAACAAGGTGCGGGTGCGCATCGTCGCCAGCGCTGTGTTGTTGGCGGGGCTATGCGTGCCGCTGCTTGCCGTCGGCCCGGTGGCCGAGCGGATGCAGGCGCGCCTGACCACCATCGTCAACCTGAACGACGACCAGAGCTACGCCGCGCGTAACGAGTTCTACGCGACCTTCGCCAAAACGGCCTTTACCGACGTGTCCGGCGAAGGCATGGGCGCCACCGGCACCTCCACCAAGCTCTCGAACGACGGCGGCCAGCTCGGCCAGTACGGCAACTTCGACAGCGGCGTGATGAACATTCCGTTCGTGCTCGGCTGGCCCGGCACGCTGCTCTACATGTCCGGAATCATCTGGCTGGTCACGCGTTCGGTGCTGGCGTCCTTCAAGCTGCGCAACGACAAATTCGTCTCCGCCTGCATGAGCCTGAGTCTCGCGACCTTCGCGATGCTCGTGTTCACCAACTCGCTGGTCGGCACGGGCGGACTGCTGCTGTTCATGAGTGTTTTTTCGATCCTTTCCGCGGTTCATTACGAGAAGATAAACCGCAGACGCACGCTATTTTTCCACGGAGGCACTGATTGA
- a CDS encoding polysaccharide biosynthesis/export family protein, whose product MLMKKLAAHSFANGKSTGFKSNLAATLLLTSFLSACATAPGNYLDTSRLKDDGQHDSQPAETYPVHVIDAAVVTAQAQAAAAKTQVLPTSTVSDPSQYVYRLSPQDILGITVWDHPELTTPQGSTLSAGGNTTQSIGGALQQPYTAALPGQADPYGQTIAADGTIFFPFVGRIRAAGKTVSELRDQLSSGLVRYIRNPQVDVRVLSYRGQKVQVTGEVKTPGPLAVSDVPLTLVDAITRSGGTNSDADIQRVRLTRNNKLYILDADRMLDRGDTTQNVMLQNGDVINVPDRTDSRVFVMGEVKTPIQLPIIKGRMTIADALTQGGGILDTDANPRQIFVMRGMKDHPTTPDVYRLDMTQPDAIMLSSQFQLQPLDVVYVGTAASTTFNRVLQQVLPTVQTLFYLKQLTR is encoded by the coding sequence ATGCTGATGAAAAAACTCGCTGCACACTCATTCGCGAATGGCAAGTCGACGGGTTTCAAGTCGAATCTTGCCGCCACGCTTTTGCTGACGTCTTTTCTGTCGGCCTGCGCCACCGCACCTGGCAATTACCTCGATACGTCCCGGCTGAAAGACGACGGCCAGCACGATAGCCAACCCGCCGAGACCTATCCGGTCCATGTGATCGATGCCGCCGTCGTGACCGCGCAGGCGCAGGCTGCCGCCGCGAAAACGCAAGTGCTGCCGACCTCGACCGTGAGCGATCCGTCGCAGTACGTGTACCGACTTTCGCCGCAGGACATTCTCGGCATCACCGTGTGGGACCACCCTGAACTGACTACGCCGCAGGGCAGCACGCTGTCCGCCGGCGGCAACACCACGCAGTCGATCGGCGGCGCCTTGCAGCAGCCGTACACGGCCGCGCTGCCGGGGCAAGCCGATCCGTACGGCCAGACCATCGCGGCCGACGGCACGATATTTTTCCCGTTCGTCGGCCGTATTCGGGCCGCGGGCAAAACCGTCAGCGAGTTGCGCGATCAGTTGAGCTCCGGCCTCGTGCGCTATATCCGCAATCCGCAGGTCGACGTGCGCGTGCTGTCGTATCGCGGCCAGAAGGTGCAGGTGACCGGCGAAGTGAAGACGCCGGGCCCGCTCGCGGTGAGCGACGTGCCGCTCACGCTGGTCGACGCGATCACGCGCTCGGGCGGCACGAACTCGGACGCAGACATTCAGCGAGTGCGTCTCACGCGCAACAACAAACTCTACATACTCGACGCCGACCGCATGCTCGATCGCGGCGACACCACGCAGAACGTGATGCTGCAAAACGGCGACGTGATCAACGTGCCGGACCGCACCGACAGCCGCGTCTTCGTGATGGGTGAAGTGAAGACGCCGATCCAGTTGCCGATCATCAAAGGTCGCATGACGATCGCCGATGCGCTGACGCAAGGTGGCGGCATTCTCGACACCGACGCCAATCCGCGCCAGATCTTCGTGATGCGCGGCATGAAGGATCACCCGACCACGCCGGACGTGTACCGCCTCGACATGACGCAGCCGGACGCCATCATGCTGTCCTCGCAGTTCCAGCTGCAGCCGCTGGATGTCGTGTACGTGGGCACTGCCGCGTCGACCACCTTCAACCGTGTGTTGCAGCAGGTGTTGCCGACCGTGCAGACGTTGTTCTACCTGAAACAGCTGACGCGCTGA
- a CDS encoding glycosyltransferase — protein sequence MSTKVHVHLFYGADPRFYRQGDDIGCLYGYHHAESDAFKLTYSQDAREGKPVRLLRRALKAALGFDFIHTWRNRAEMLRSDVIWTHTEQEWLSAALMLLLSGRKSGAEASPLLLAQSVWLLDKWPSYGVLRSWLYRKLMTRADQLTTLASENAELCERYFDRDAKPLLYGLNTRDFPVRTPSEWTPHTPIRIAAIGNDRDRDWETLIKAFGNDARYTVKLATRRRIPASLRAPNVEIALFSGIRKQHELYDWADVIVVPLRPNSHASGITVMLEAAAVGKPMVVTDVGALQDYFPAGEASYIPPFNPQALREAVDQLAAAPMDALRQAQAAAAGLLSRDLTTQHYAMQHVRITQEMLRARAASRGRAAAGMATAAGVAESERPARQSRGGF from the coding sequence ATGAGTACGAAAGTTCACGTTCATCTGTTTTACGGCGCGGACCCGCGCTTTTATCGCCAGGGCGACGACATTGGTTGTCTGTATGGTTATCACCACGCGGAATCCGACGCGTTCAAGCTCACCTATTCGCAGGACGCCCGCGAAGGCAAGCCGGTGCGCCTGCTGCGCCGCGCGCTGAAGGCGGCGCTGGGGTTCGACTTCATCCATACGTGGCGCAATCGCGCCGAGATGCTGCGCTCGGATGTGATCTGGACGCATACCGAACAGGAATGGCTGTCGGCGGCGCTCATGCTGCTGCTGAGCGGTCGCAAGTCGGGCGCTGAGGCATCCCCCTTGTTGCTCGCGCAAAGCGTGTGGCTGCTCGATAAATGGCCTTCCTACGGCGTTCTGCGCAGCTGGCTGTATCGCAAGCTGATGACGCGCGCCGATCAGCTCACCACGCTCGCCAGCGAAAACGCCGAGCTGTGCGAGCGCTATTTCGACCGCGATGCCAAGCCGTTGCTTTATGGCCTGAACACGCGCGACTTTCCGGTCCGGACGCCGAGCGAATGGACGCCGCACACGCCGATCCGCATCGCCGCGATCGGCAACGACCGCGACCGCGATTGGGAGACGCTTATCAAGGCGTTCGGCAACGACGCGCGTTACACGGTGAAGCTCGCGACACGGCGCCGGATTCCCGCGTCGCTGCGCGCGCCGAACGTCGAGATCGCGCTGTTCTCCGGCATCAGGAAGCAACACGAACTGTACGACTGGGCCGATGTGATCGTCGTGCCCTTGCGGCCGAATTCGCACGCCTCGGGCATCACCGTGATGCTCGAAGCGGCGGCGGTCGGCAAGCCGATGGTGGTCACCGATGTCGGCGCCTTGCAGGATTATTTTCCGGCGGGCGAAGCGTCGTATATCCCGCCGTTCAATCCGCAGGCGTTGCGCGAAGCGGTGGACCAGCTCGCCGCCGCGCCTATGGACGCGCTGCGTCAGGCACAAGCGGCCGCCGCCGGCCTGCTGTCGCGCGATCTGACCACGCAGCACTACGCCATGCAGCATGTGCGGATCACCCAGGAGATGCTGCGCGCGCGGGCCGCGTCGCGCGGGCGCGCGGCGGCCGGCATGGCAACGGCAGCGGGCGTGGCCGAGTCCGAGCGGCCGGCGCGCCAGTCGCGCGGAGGTTTCTGA
- a CDS encoding glycosyltransferase, with protein sequence MKVTVLVPTYRRPADLARCLAALQRQSRLPDEVVVVARADDEATHACLRDPAVPGALALSVALVEVPGQVAALNRGLDAARGDVIAITDDDAAPHADWVERIAAAFAGDARLGALGGRDWVHEKGRVLDGERPLVGKVTAHGKIIGNHHLGVGGAREVDILKGANMSYRREAVRTIRFDARLRGAGAQVHNDMAFSLAVKNAGWKLMYDPRVAVDHFPAERFDDDRRDAQTMAALRNAAFNFHLILRDQLPPLHRETAWWWWTLVGTRVYPGLTHAALALLSKRAGLQLTRWRAVRSGAHEARRALSRAA encoded by the coding sequence ATGAAAGTGACGGTACTGGTTCCGACTTACCGCCGCCCGGCCGATCTGGCGCGCTGCCTCGCCGCGCTGCAACGGCAGTCGCGGCTGCCCGACGAAGTAGTGGTGGTGGCGCGCGCCGACGACGAAGCGACCCACGCGTGTCTGCGCGATCCGGCCGTGCCGGGCGCGCTGGCGCTCTCAGTGGCGCTGGTCGAAGTGCCCGGCCAGGTCGCGGCGCTGAATCGCGGCTTGGATGCGGCGCGCGGCGACGTGATCGCGATCACCGACGACGACGCCGCGCCGCACGCCGACTGGGTCGAACGCATCGCCGCCGCTTTCGCCGGCGACGCACGCCTCGGCGCGCTCGGCGGACGCGACTGGGTGCACGAGAAAGGCCGCGTGCTGGACGGCGAACGGCCGCTGGTGGGCAAGGTCACGGCACACGGCAAGATCATCGGCAATCATCATCTGGGCGTGGGCGGCGCGCGCGAAGTCGACATTCTGAAGGGCGCGAATATGAGCTACCGCCGCGAGGCGGTGCGCACCATCCGCTTCGACGCGCGTCTGCGCGGCGCCGGCGCGCAGGTTCACAACGACATGGCCTTCAGCCTCGCCGTGAAGAACGCCGGCTGGAAGCTGATGTACGACCCGCGCGTGGCGGTCGATCACTTTCCCGCCGAGCGTTTCGACGACGACCGGCGCGACGCGCAAACCATGGCCGCCTTGCGCAACGCCGCGTTCAATTTCCATCTGATCCTGCGCGACCAGTTGCCGCCGCTGCACCGCGAAACGGCGTGGTGGTGGTGGACGCTGGTCGGCACGCGGGTCTATCCGGGTCTCACGCATGCGGCGCTCGCGCTGCTCTCGAAGCGGGCCGGCCTGCAGCTGACGCGCTGGCGCGCCGTGCGCAGCGGCGCGCACGAGGCGCGTCGCGCGCTGTCGCGCGCCGCGTGA
- a CDS encoding UDP-glucose/GDP-mannose dehydrogenase family protein, with amino-acid sequence MNLTIIGSGYVGLVTGACLADIGHDVFCLDVDQRKIDVLNNGGVPIHEPGLQEIIARNRKAGRLKFSTDVEAAVAHGDIQFIAVGTPSDEDGSADLQYVLAAARNIGRHMTGFKVIVDKSTVPVGTASRVREVIAAELAGRNAAHMFSVVSNPEFLKEGAAVEDFTRPDRIVLGCDEDVPGEKARDLMKRLYAPFNRNRERTLYMDVRSAEFTKYAANAMLATRISYMNELANLADRVGADIEAVRRGIGSDPRIGYDFLYAGCGYGGSCFPKDVQALIRTAADHKANLRILEAVEAVNDTQKKILAHKIVSRLGEDLSDRTFGVWGLAFKPNTDDMREAPSRPLIAELLRRGARVKAYDPVAIDESKRVFALDLKDVPQQHARLEFVKEEMDAAVGADALVILTEWKVFKSPDFDSLKRILKTPLIFDGRNLYEPDALLELGIEYHAIGRQHALRIAPAKVGTSGLPHAQAQAALDAAEAGR; translated from the coding sequence ATGAACCTGACGATCATCGGTAGTGGCTACGTAGGCCTCGTGACGGGCGCTTGTCTGGCCGACATCGGCCACGATGTGTTCTGTCTCGACGTCGATCAGCGCAAGATCGACGTGCTCAACAACGGCGGCGTGCCGATCCATGAACCGGGTCTGCAGGAGATCATCGCGCGCAATCGCAAGGCCGGCCGCCTGAAGTTCTCGACCGACGTCGAAGCCGCGGTCGCGCATGGCGATATCCAGTTCATCGCGGTCGGCACGCCGTCCGACGAAGACGGCTCCGCCGACCTGCAATATGTGCTCGCCGCCGCGCGCAATATCGGCCGCCATATGACGGGCTTCAAGGTGATCGTCGACAAATCGACGGTGCCGGTCGGCACGGCCTCGCGCGTGCGCGAAGTGATCGCCGCCGAACTGGCCGGGCGCAACGCCGCTCATATGTTCTCGGTGGTGTCGAATCCCGAGTTCCTGAAAGAAGGCGCGGCGGTGGAAGACTTCACGCGCCCCGATCGCATCGTGCTCGGTTGCGACGAGGACGTGCCCGGCGAAAAAGCGCGCGACCTGATGAAGCGCCTCTACGCGCCGTTCAACCGCAATCGCGAACGCACGCTGTACATGGACGTGCGCTCGGCCGAATTCACCAAGTACGCGGCCAATGCCATGCTCGCCACGCGCATTTCGTACATGAACGAACTCGCGAATCTGGCCGACCGCGTGGGCGCGGATATCGAGGCGGTGCGTCGCGGCATCGGTTCCGATCCGCGCATCGGCTACGACTTCCTGTATGCCGGTTGCGGTTATGGCGGCTCGTGCTTTCCAAAGGACGTGCAGGCGCTGATCCGCACGGCCGCCGATCACAAGGCGAATCTGCGCATTCTCGAAGCGGTCGAAGCGGTCAACGACACGCAGAAGAAAATACTCGCGCACAAGATCGTCTCGCGTCTGGGCGAAGACCTGTCGGACCGCACGTTCGGTGTGTGGGGCCTCGCCTTCAAGCCGAACACCGACGACATGCGCGAAGCGCCGAGCCGTCCGCTGATCGCCGAACTGCTGCGCCGCGGCGCGCGCGTGAAAGCGTACGACCCGGTCGCCATCGACGAATCGAAGCGCGTGTTCGCGCTGGACCTGAAGGACGTGCCGCAACAGCACGCGCGCCTCGAGTTCGTGAAGGAAGAGATGGATGCGGCCGTTGGCGCCGACGCGCTGGTGATCCTCACCGAATGGAAGGTGTTCAAGAGCCCGGACTTCGACTCGCTCAAACGGATCCTCAAGACGCCGCTGATTTTCGACGGCCGCAACCTGTACGAACCCGACGCGCTGCTCGAACTCGGTATCGAGTATCACGCGATCGGCCGTCAGCACGCGCTGCGCATCGCGCCGGCGAAGGTCGGCACGAGCGGCTTGCCGCATGCGCAGGCGCAAGCAGCACTGGACGCGGCCGAAGCCGGCCGCTGA
- a CDS encoding polysaccharide biosynthesis tyrosine autokinase — protein MGGPIKTEEEDVVLGQLVQVILDDIWWLIAIAAVIVGIAGAYCFLAKPIYSADAHVRVEQSDNTSQALTQTQTGAAITTGSTSLPTDAEIEIIKSRGVVGPVVQQLKLNFSVTPKTLPLLGSIAARMATPGQPARPWLGLSSYAWGGEEADVDSIDVIPALEGQKLTMKAIDDQHYNLYAENGSLLLHGQVGQQEQGGGVTIMVNKLVARPGEEFTVMRANDLDAISAFQSAITVQEQGKQTGVIQISLEDKSPEHAALVANALAQSYVRQHVLNKQADASKMLDFLTSEEPRLKSDLERAEAALTAYQRQSGSINASDEAKVYLEGSVQYEQQIAGLRLQMAQLTERYGDDHPMLVAAREQMAELQAQRAKYADRFRDLPATEVKAVQLQRDAKVAEDIYVLLLNRVQELSVQKAGTGGNVHIVDAALRPGVPVKPKKALILSAAVILGLIAGTGFVFLRRNMFKGIDDPDHIERAFHLPVFGLVPLSAEQGVLEASFQRGGERLRSVLANARPKDVTVESLRSLRTSMQFTLLDAKNRIVMLTGPMAGVGKSFLTVNLAVLLANSGKRVLMIDGDMRRGVLERYLGGAPDNGLSELLSGQISLEEAIRSSQVDGLSFISCGRRPPNPSELLMSPRLQQYLEGLAKRYDVIIIDTPPVLAVTDASIIGAYAGSTFFVMRSGVHSEGEINDALKRLRAAGVHVQGGIFNGMPARSRGGYDRGYAAVQEYLST, from the coding sequence ATGGGCGGTCCGATCAAGACCGAAGAAGAGGACGTCGTCCTCGGACAACTGGTGCAGGTGATCCTCGACGACATCTGGTGGCTCATCGCCATCGCCGCCGTGATCGTCGGGATCGCCGGCGCCTACTGTTTTCTCGCCAAGCCGATCTATTCGGCCGATGCGCATGTGCGGGTCGAGCAATCGGACAACACGTCGCAGGCGCTCACGCAGACGCAGACCGGCGCGGCGATCACCACCGGCTCGACCTCGCTGCCGACCGACGCCGAGATCGAAATCATCAAGAGCCGCGGCGTGGTCGGCCCGGTCGTCCAGCAGCTGAAGCTGAACTTCAGCGTCACGCCGAAGACGCTGCCGCTGCTGGGCAGCATCGCCGCGCGCATGGCGACGCCGGGTCAGCCGGCGCGTCCGTGGCTGGGGCTGTCGTCGTACGCATGGGGCGGTGAAGAGGCCGACGTCGATTCGATCGACGTGATCCCCGCGCTCGAAGGTCAGAAGCTGACCATGAAGGCGATTGACGACCAGCACTACAACCTGTACGCCGAAAACGGCTCGCTGCTGCTGCACGGCCAGGTCGGCCAGCAGGAGCAGGGTGGCGGCGTGACCATCATGGTCAACAAGCTGGTCGCGCGGCCAGGCGAGGAATTCACGGTGATGCGCGCCAACGACCTCGACGCGATCTCCGCGTTCCAGTCGGCCATCACGGTGCAGGAGCAGGGCAAGCAGACCGGCGTGATCCAGATCTCGCTGGAAGACAAGAGCCCTGAACATGCCGCGCTGGTCGCCAACGCGCTGGCGCAGTCGTATGTGCGCCAGCACGTGCTGAACAAGCAGGCCGACGCGAGCAAGATGCTCGACTTCCTGACGAGCGAGGAGCCGCGCCTGAAGTCCGATCTCGAACGCGCCGAGGCCGCCCTGACCGCGTATCAGCGCCAGTCCGGCTCGATCAACGCGAGCGACGAGGCCAAGGTCTACCTCGAAGGCAGCGTGCAGTACGAGCAGCAGATCGCCGGCTTGCGCCTGCAGATGGCGCAGCTCACCGAGCGTTACGGCGACGACCATCCGATGCTCGTGGCCGCGCGTGAGCAGATGGCCGAGTTGCAGGCGCAACGCGCCAAATACGCCGACCGCTTCCGCGATCTGCCCGCCACCGAGGTGAAGGCCGTGCAGCTGCAGCGCGACGCGAAGGTGGCGGAAGACATCTACGTGCTGCTGCTCAACCGCGTGCAGGAACTGTCCGTGCAGAAGGCCGGCACCGGCGGCAACGTGCATATCGTCGACGCCGCGCTGCGCCCGGGCGTGCCGGTCAAGCCGAAGAAGGCGCTGATCCTGTCGGCGGCGGTGATTCTCGGGCTGATAGCGGGCACCGGCTTCGTGTTCCTGCGCCGCAATATGTTCAAGGGTATCGACGATCCCGATCACATCGAACGTGCGTTCCATCTGCCGGTGTTCGGCCTCGTGCCGCTCTCCGCCGAGCAGGGCGTGCTCGAAGCCAGCTTCCAGCGCGGCGGCGAACGCCTGCGCTCGGTGCTGGCCAATGCGCGGCCCAAGGACGTCACGGTCGAAAGTCTGCGCAGCCTGCGCACCTCCATGCAGTTCACGCTGCTCGACGCGAAGAACCGCATCGTCATGCTGACCGGTCCGATGGCCGGCGTCGGCAAGAGCTTCCTGACGGTGAACCTGGCGGTGCTGCTCGCGAATTCCGGCAAGCGCGTGCTGATGATCGACGGCGACATGCGCCGCGGCGTGCTCGAACGCTATCTGGGCGGTGCGCCGGATAACGGCCTGTCCGAATTGCTGAGCGGCCAGATTTCGCTGGAAGAAGCGATCCGCAGCTCGCAGGTCGACGGCCTGAGCTTCATCTCGTGCGGCCGCCGTCCGCCGAATCCGTCGGAACTGCTGATGTCGCCGCGCCTGCAGCAATACCTCGAGGGCCTCGCCAAGCGCTATGACGTGATCATCATCGACACGCCGCCGGTGCTGGCCGTGACCGATGCGTCGATCATCGGCGCGTATGCCGGTTCGACCTTCTTCGTGATGCGCTCGGGCGTGCACAGCGAAGGCGAGATCAACGATGCGTTGAAGCGTCTGCGCGCGGCCGGCGTGCATGTGCAGGGCGGCATTTTCAACGGCATGCCGGCCCGCTCGCGCGGCGGCTACGACCGTGGCTACGCGGCGGTGCAGGAGTATCTGAGCACCTGA